A window from Rhea pennata isolate bPtePen1 chromosome 1, bPtePen1.pri, whole genome shotgun sequence encodes these proteins:
- the MMP7 gene encoding matrilysin produces MQYFLLCAALLLPQSLTFPTQSWSSTDLENIKTYLDKFFPLLRKTDSQSLEERIKTMQRFFHLAVTGTLNTETREIMNQPRCGVPDIADYKTFPGNPRWRNKHLTYRIVNYTPDLPKAKVDEAISKAFMVWSDVTPLQFKRVYQGYADIVIGFARREHGDGSPFDGRGNTLAHAFAPGTGLGGDAHFDEDEMWSEYNQGVNLFLVAAHELGHSLGLAHSNVRGALMYPIYSYENPKTFQLSEDDKRGIQKLYGRKSANS; encoded by the exons ATGCAATACTTCTTACTTTGTGCTGCCCTTCTCCTACCTCAGAGTCTTACTTTTCCAACACAGTCATGGAGCTCCACAGATTTGGAGAATATAAAG acaTATCTCGATAAGTTCTTTCCACTTCTTAGAAAAACAGATAGCCAAAGCTTAGAAGAAAGGATTAAAACAATGCAGAGGTTTTTCCACCTGGCTGTAACTGGAAcattaaatacagaaacaagGGAAATAATGAACCAGCCCCGATGTGGAGTCCCTGATATAGCAGattacaaaacatttcctgGAAATCCAAGATGGAGAAACAAGCATTTGACTTACAG GATTGTTAATTATACACCTGATTTACCCAAAGCAAAGGTGGATGAAGCAATAAGTAAAGCTTTCATGGTATGGAGTGATGTGACTCCACTGCAGTTCAAAAGAGTTTATCAGGGATATGCAGACATTGTGATCGGATTTGCACGTCGTG agCATGGTGATGGAAGTCCTTTTGATGGAAGAGGTAACACATTAGCTCATGCGTTTGCACCTGGAACTGGGCTAGGTGGAGATGCTCATTTTGATGAAGATGAAATGTGGTCAGAATACAATCAAG GAGTCAATTTGTTCCTTGTTGCTGCTCATGAATTGGGCCATTCCTTGGGACTTGCCCACTCAAATGTCCGTGGTGCTCTGATGTACCCTATATATTCATATGAGAACCCGAAAACCTTCCAGCTTTCAGAGGATGATAAGCGAGGAATTCAGAAGTTATATG GGCGCAAGTCTGCAAACTCTTGA